The following are encoded together in the Lactuca sativa cultivar Salinas chromosome 1, Lsat_Salinas_v11, whole genome shotgun sequence genome:
- the LOC111892425 gene encoding uncharacterized protein LOC111892425, whose amino-acid sequence MEPMECGYICPYEKGTQKISVCDEILNMKGDSFRVDMEPFSHLTNYNPRFNLQRSLSRKGSQIAESVDNERDDSSSPKVDTMSEKSTPVLVVATEQQLHHQISIATGGSTTAASETPTRSRLIGKRSNSFKQTSIISPRRILFFFATLSSMGTFLLIYFTLSMAKHSQDDNLLN is encoded by the exons ATGGAGCCAATGGAATGTGGATATATATGCCCTTATGAAAAGGGTACCCAGAAAATATCAGTTTGTGATGAGATTTTGAACATGAAAGGTGATAGCTTTCGAGTGGATATGGAACCTTTCTCTCATCTCACGAACTACAATCCAAGATTTAAT TTGCAAAGAAGTTTATCAAGAAAAGGATCACAAATTGCGGAAAGCGTTGACAATGAAAGAGATGATAGTTCTTCGCCCAAAG TAGACACAATGTCCGAAAAATCTACACCAGTGTTGGTGGTGGCGACGGAGCAACAACTCCACCACCAAATTAGCATCGCGACTGGCGGCAGCACCACTGCCGCCAGCGAAACACCAACTAGAAGCCGACTCATCGGAAAAAGATCGAATAGTTTCAAACAAACATCAATCATCAGTCCTAGAAGAATCCTTTTCTTCTTTGCTACATT GTCAAGCATGGGAACTTTCCTACTGATATACTTCACCCTCTCCATGGCCAAGCACAGTCAAGATGACAACTTGCTCAATTAA